In Primulina eburnea isolate SZY01 chromosome 5, ASM2296580v1, whole genome shotgun sequence, a single window of DNA contains:
- the LOC140833170 gene encoding FCS-Like Zinc finger 8-like isoform X3 has product MADYEPLQSPKNNYRHRISSIFSSPKLFTDFVSKGSSETESIMSSPTSILDSKPFSALKANTPKTPKSGTKNLWEKLDSGKVGLGLIDVLIDEKSDPNVSKLDIRMVFIGSQLKIQVPPPLPPVLSPADSPIFPGDFGIKTRNSHVDSFSPRITPSSIKKFPFTSLNSGAYGSLSASEMELSEDYTCVISHGLNPKTTHIFDDCIVESCSGVVNGLSSNRSMSYPSESFLSFCYNCKRNLGQGKDIYMGEKAFCSSDCRDKEMMLEEEEGLESMEPDHVFGTS; this is encoded by the exons ATGGCGGATTATGAACCTTTGCAATCTCCTAAGAACAATTACCGACATCGGATTTCCTCGATATTCAGTTCACCTAAGCTGTTCACCGATTTTGTGTCAAAGGGTTCCTCTGAAACTGAATCCATAATGAGCAGTCCAACTTCAATTCTTGATAGCAAGCCCTTTTCGGCTCTGAAAGCAAACACTCCCAAAACTCCTAAATCGGGAACTAAGAATCTTTGGGAGAAATTGGATTCAGGGAAGGTTGGTCTTGGCCTTATTGATGTTCTGATTGACGAGAAATCCGACCCGAACGTGTCTAAACTTGATATCCGGATGGTTTTCATCGGTTCCCAGCTAAAGATCCAAGTCCCTCCCCCTCTTCCCCCTGTTCTCTCCCCTGCCGATTCACCAATATTTCCGGGAGATTTCGGGATCAAGACTCGGAATTCTCATGTAGATTCATTTTCACCACGGATTACCCCGTCTTCCATTAAGAAGTtccctttcacttctttgaatTCCGGCGCTTATGGTAGCCTATCTGCTTCTGAGATGGAGCTTTCAGAGGACTACACGTGTGTGATATCTCACGGTCTGAATCCGAAAACAACCCATATATTTGATGATTGCATTGTTGAGAGTTGCAGTGGAGTTGTCAACGGGCTTTCTTCGAATCGATCCATGAGTTACCCCTCTGAGAGTTTCCTCAGTTTTTGCTACAATTGCAAGAGGAATCTTGGGCAAGGGAAAGATATTTACAT GGGTGAGAAAGCATTTTGCAGCAGCGATTGCCGCGACAAGGAGATGATGTTGGAGGAGGAAGAAGGGTTGGAAAGTATGGAGCCAGACCATGTTTTTGGTACTTCATGA
- the LOC140833170 gene encoding FCS-Like Zinc finger 8-like isoform X2 — MADYEPLQSPKNNYRHRISSIFSSPKLFTDFVSKGSSETESIMSSPTSILDSKPFSALKANTPKTPKSGTKNLWEKLDSGKVGLGLIDVLIDEKSDPNVSKLDIRMVFIGSQLKIQVPPPLPPVLSPADSPIFPGDFGIKTRNSHVDSFSPRITPSSIKKFPFTSLNSGAYGSLSASEMELSEDYTCVISHGLNPKTTHIFDDCIVESCSGVVNGLSSNRSMSYPSESFLSFCYNCKRNLGQGKDIYMYRGEKAFCSSDCRDKEMMLEEEEGLESMEPDHVFGTS; from the exons ATGGCGGATTATGAACCTTTGCAATCTCCTAAGAACAATTACCGACATCGGATTTCCTCGATATTCAGTTCACCTAAGCTGTTCACCGATTTTGTGTCAAAGGGTTCCTCTGAAACTGAATCCATAATGAGCAGTCCAACTTCAATTCTTGATAGCAAGCCCTTTTCGGCTCTGAAAGCAAACACTCCCAAAACTCCTAAATCGGGAACTAAGAATCTTTGGGAGAAATTGGATTCAGGGAAGGTTGGTCTTGGCCTTATTGATGTTCTGATTGACGAGAAATCCGACCCGAACGTGTCTAAACTTGATATCCGGATGGTTTTCATCGGTTCCCAGCTAAAGATCCAAGTCCCTCCCCCTCTTCCCCCTGTTCTCTCCCCTGCCGATTCACCAATATTTCCGGGAGATTTCGGGATCAAGACTCGGAATTCTCATGTAGATTCATTTTCACCACGGATTACCCCGTCTTCCATTAAGAAGTtccctttcacttctttgaatTCCGGCGCTTATGGTAGCCTATCTGCTTCTGAGATGGAGCTTTCAGAGGACTACACGTGTGTGATATCTCACGGTCTGAATCCGAAAACAACCCATATATTTGATGATTGCATTGTTGAGAGTTGCAGTGGAGTTGTCAACGGGCTTTCTTCGAATCGATCCATGAGTTACCCCTCTGAGAGTTTCCTCAGTTTTTGCTACAATTGCAAGAGGAATCTTGGGCAAGGGAAAGATATTTACATGTACAG GGGTGAGAAAGCATTTTGCAGCAGCGATTGCCGCGACAAGGAGATGATGTTGGAGGAGGAAGAAGGGTTGGAAAGTATGGAGCCAGACCATGTTTTTGGTACTTCATGA
- the LOC140833170 gene encoding FCS-Like Zinc finger 8-like isoform X1, with translation MADYEPLQSPKNNYRHRISSIFSSPKLFTDFVSKGSSETESIMSSPTSILDSKPFSALKANTPKTPKSGTKNLWEKLDSGKVGLGLIDVLIDEKSDPNVSKLDIRMVFIGSQLKIQVPPPLPPVLSPADSPIFPGDFGIKTRNSHVDSFSPRITPSSIKKFPFTSLNSGAYGSLSASEMELSEDYTCVISHGLNPKTTHIFDDCIVESCSGVVNGLSSNRSMSYPSESFLSFCYNCKRNLGQGKDIYIMMVQTFCIDLRGRSNITTLWLKQKSTIIRNTHTLWIFEYKGEKAFCSSDCRDKEMMLEEEEGLESMEPDHVFGTS, from the exons ATGGCGGATTATGAACCTTTGCAATCTCCTAAGAACAATTACCGACATCGGATTTCCTCGATATTCAGTTCACCTAAGCTGTTCACCGATTTTGTGTCAAAGGGTTCCTCTGAAACTGAATCCATAATGAGCAGTCCAACTTCAATTCTTGATAGCAAGCCCTTTTCGGCTCTGAAAGCAAACACTCCCAAAACTCCTAAATCGGGAACTAAGAATCTTTGGGAGAAATTGGATTCAGGGAAGGTTGGTCTTGGCCTTATTGATGTTCTGATTGACGAGAAATCCGACCCGAACGTGTCTAAACTTGATATCCGGATGGTTTTCATCGGTTCCCAGCTAAAGATCCAAGTCCCTCCCCCTCTTCCCCCTGTTCTCTCCCCTGCCGATTCACCAATATTTCCGGGAGATTTCGGGATCAAGACTCGGAATTCTCATGTAGATTCATTTTCACCACGGATTACCCCGTCTTCCATTAAGAAGTtccctttcacttctttgaatTCCGGCGCTTATGGTAGCCTATCTGCTTCTGAGATGGAGCTTTCAGAGGACTACACGTGTGTGATATCTCACGGTCTGAATCCGAAAACAACCCATATATTTGATGATTGCATTGTTGAGAGTTGCAGTGGAGTTGTCAACGGGCTTTCTTCGAATCGATCCATGAGTTACCCCTCTGAGAGTTTCCTCAGTTTTTGCTACAATTGCAAGAGGAATCTTGGGCAAGGGAAAGATATTTACAT CATGATGGTACAAACATTTTGCATTGATCTAAGGGGACGATCAAATATAACAACTTTATGGTTGAAACAAAAGTCGACAATCATACGGAACACACACACTCTTTGGATTTTCGAATATAA GGGTGAGAAAGCATTTTGCAGCAGCGATTGCCGCGACAAGGAGATGATGTTGGAGGAGGAAGAAGGGTTGGAAAGTATGGAGCCAGACCATGTTTTTGGTACTTCATGA
- the LOC140833170 gene encoding FCS-Like Zinc finger 8-like isoform X4: MADYEPLQSPKNNYRHRISSIFSSPKLFTDFVSKGSSETESIMSSPTSILDSKPFSALKANTPKTPKSGTKNLWEKLDSGKVGLGLIDVLIDEKSDPNVSKLDIRMVFIGSQLKIQVPPPLPPVLSPADSPIFPGDFGIKTRNSHVDSFSPRITPSSIKKFPFTSLNSGAYGSLSASEMELSEDYTCVISHGLNPKTTHIFDDCIVESCSGVVNGLSSNRSMSYPSESFLSFCYNCKRNLGQGKDIYIR, encoded by the exons ATGGCGGATTATGAACCTTTGCAATCTCCTAAGAACAATTACCGACATCGGATTTCCTCGATATTCAGTTCACCTAAGCTGTTCACCGATTTTGTGTCAAAGGGTTCCTCTGAAACTGAATCCATAATGAGCAGTCCAACTTCAATTCTTGATAGCAAGCCCTTTTCGGCTCTGAAAGCAAACACTCCCAAAACTCCTAAATCGGGAACTAAGAATCTTTGGGAGAAATTGGATTCAGGGAAGGTTGGTCTTGGCCTTATTGATGTTCTGATTGACGAGAAATCCGACCCGAACGTGTCTAAACTTGATATCCGGATGGTTTTCATCGGTTCCCAGCTAAAGATCCAAGTCCCTCCCCCTCTTCCCCCTGTTCTCTCCCCTGCCGATTCACCAATATTTCCGGGAGATTTCGGGATCAAGACTCGGAATTCTCATGTAGATTCATTTTCACCACGGATTACCCCGTCTTCCATTAAGAAGTtccctttcacttctttgaatTCCGGCGCTTATGGTAGCCTATCTGCTTCTGAGATGGAGCTTTCAGAGGACTACACGTGTGTGATATCTCACGGTCTGAATCCGAAAACAACCCATATATTTGATGATTGCATTGTTGAGAGTTGCAGTGGAGTTGTCAACGGGCTTTCTTCGAATCGATCCATGAGTTACCCCTCTGAGAGTTTCCTCAGTTTTTGCTACAATTGCAAGAGGAATCTTGGGCAAGGGAAAGATATTTACAT TCGATAA